One Natrinema longum genomic window carries:
- a CDS encoding GNAT family N-acetyltransferase, with protein sequence MVDYRPIPDERDVFHEYRSYAFRPEEGVPAYDPDEHERPRATLGSRRGVYETDGADDAEPRCVCRHYWLESRVREECHRTAGLASVATPPEYRRRGYVRQLLARSLAEYRDREIRFSVLWPFSYRFYRQYGWDTCNRIVTHECEPSVLSFATDAVDRDAGSIRRLEADEFRSLTPAYEAHADRYSLSLEREEDWWRYRVFGGHDRDPFVYAYERDGRVRGYLVYTIDGEMGDRTMAVSELVAADHEATLALLSFCHDHGSQVERVRLRVPSGVPLRDLARDPDEIETVVENGPMVRIVDVAATLSALSYPDLDVSTTIAVEDPLAEWNEGVFELAIAAGQADCTRLDGRSNAAADADVRLEIGALSQLVVGFQSAETLERTGRIETAAPEPGDVLSTLFPQTEVYLGDRF encoded by the coding sequence ATGGTCGACTATCGTCCCATCCCGGACGAACGGGACGTCTTTCACGAGTACCGCAGCTACGCGTTCAGGCCCGAAGAGGGGGTCCCGGCGTACGATCCCGACGAACACGAGCGGCCCCGAGCGACGCTCGGGTCCCGTCGCGGCGTGTACGAAACCGATGGGGCCGACGACGCGGAGCCACGCTGTGTCTGTCGACACTACTGGCTCGAGTCCCGAGTGCGCGAGGAGTGCCACCGGACCGCCGGGCTCGCGTCCGTCGCGACGCCACCCGAGTACCGCCGTCGGGGGTACGTTCGGCAGTTGCTCGCCCGCTCGCTCGCGGAGTATCGCGACCGTGAGATCCGGTTTTCCGTGCTGTGGCCGTTCAGTTATCGGTTCTACCGCCAGTATGGCTGGGACACGTGCAACCGAATCGTCACCCACGAGTGCGAGCCGTCGGTGCTCTCGTTCGCGACCGACGCCGTCGACCGGGACGCGGGTTCGATCCGCCGACTCGAGGCCGACGAGTTCCGGTCGCTCACACCGGCCTACGAAGCCCACGCCGACCGATACTCGCTGTCCCTCGAGCGTGAGGAAGACTGGTGGCGCTATCGCGTATTCGGCGGCCACGATCGGGATCCGTTCGTCTACGCGTACGAACGCGACGGTCGGGTGCGGGGATATCTCGTCTACACGATCGACGGCGAGATGGGCGACCGGACGATGGCCGTCTCCGAACTCGTGGCCGCCGATCACGAGGCCACCCTGGCGTTGCTGTCGTTCTGTCACGACCACGGGTCGCAGGTCGAGCGTGTGCGGCTTCGCGTGCCTTCGGGCGTTCCGCTCCGCGATCTCGCTCGAGACCCCGACGAGATCGAGACCGTCGTCGAGAACGGCCCGATGGTCCGGATCGTCGACGTCGCGGCGACGCTCTCCGCCCTCTCGTACCCGGATCTCGACGTCAGTACGACGATCGCCGTCGAGGATCCACTGGCCGAGTGGAACGAAGGTGTATTCGAGCTGGCGATCGCGGCCGGCCAGGCGGACTGTACCCGGCTGGACGGTCGGTCGAACGCGGCGGCCGACGCCGATGTCCGCCTCGAAATCGGTGCGCTCTCACAGCTCGTCGTCGGGTTCCAGTCCGCAGAAACCCTCGAGCGAACCGGTCGGATCGAGACGGCCGCTCCGGAGCCCGGAGACGTTCTTTCGACGCTCTTTCCCCAAACCGAGGTCTATCTCGGCGATCGATTTTGA
- a CDS encoding PAS domain-containing sensor histidine kinase → MRSVPIVDRVTDAFFALDTGFRFTYLNERAETLLERSREDLIGRVMWDEFPQTVETQFPDGFHRAMDEQVSVSFEIYHTHLETWFEARAYPSESGLSVFMRDVTERKAQETTLAQHAAVVEAVHDAVVTLDRNREIVTVNGATETILGADRTELVGEHVETLTELAGIDGESAVDIGRAITDVDVGNADRSQLEVAYVGPEGDARMAEFRFVPIEDNTATVAAVIRDITDRYEYDRVVTSLHEITRWLLESDDPEEICAIAVHAGSDLLDLPISGVWLLEEERGYLEPVAGTAGAHDEFGGLPRFNPGEGLVWDVFEAGEVQLFDDLGTIDNLYNPDTPLESEIIAPIGTHGILMTGSLDPYRFDETDIDLISTLVENTRAALDRADREQVLRDRTAELERQTDRLEAIADVLSSDLKDQLETVADALEAETTDEWEFPLAEDTVETTLDRAERLVDDIREFARNASAVGTRTRLDLEAAIEDAISDSQLETDAVVVDGSATLRADPDRFGHLIETAFDSATARAEGDVTIRIGLVGFDDGGSRGFFLLDDATEIPPTAHDRVLDPTADDETAIDGLGLALVRAIAKAHDWECSVTNGDNGGTRIEIRDVTTLERLRE, encoded by the coding sequence ATGCGATCGGTACCGATCGTCGACCGGGTCACCGACGCCTTCTTCGCACTCGATACGGGGTTTCGATTTACCTATCTCAACGAACGGGCCGAGACGTTGCTCGAACGGTCCCGCGAGGACCTGATCGGGCGGGTCATGTGGGACGAGTTCCCCCAGACCGTCGAGACGCAGTTCCCCGACGGGTTCCACCGCGCGATGGACGAACAGGTGTCGGTCTCCTTCGAGATCTACCACACGCACCTCGAGACCTGGTTCGAAGCGCGGGCCTACCCCTCCGAATCCGGGCTGTCGGTGTTCATGCGCGACGTCACCGAGCGAAAGGCCCAGGAGACGACGTTAGCCCAACACGCTGCCGTCGTCGAGGCGGTCCACGACGCCGTCGTGACGCTCGATCGCAACCGCGAGATCGTCACCGTCAACGGCGCGACGGAGACGATCCTCGGTGCCGATCGCACGGAACTCGTCGGCGAACACGTCGAGACGCTCACCGAACTGGCGGGAATCGACGGCGAATCCGCCGTCGATATCGGCCGGGCGATCACCGACGTCGACGTCGGAAACGCCGACCGCAGCCAGCTCGAGGTCGCCTACGTCGGTCCGGAGGGTGATGCGCGGATGGCCGAGTTCAGATTCGTCCCGATCGAGGACAACACCGCCACCGTCGCCGCCGTCATCCGGGACATCACCGACCGGTACGAGTACGACCGCGTCGTCACGTCGCTCCACGAGATCACCCGGTGGCTCCTCGAGTCCGACGATCCCGAGGAGATCTGTGCGATCGCCGTCCACGCCGGGAGCGATCTGCTCGATCTCCCCATCAGCGGCGTCTGGCTGCTCGAGGAAGAACGGGGCTACCTCGAACCCGTCGCCGGGACCGCCGGTGCACACGACGAATTCGGCGGTCTCCCGCGGTTCAACCCCGGCGAAGGCCTCGTCTGGGACGTCTTCGAAGCCGGCGAAGTCCAGCTGTTCGACGATCTCGGGACCATCGACAACCTCTACAACCCGGACACGCCCCTCGAATCGGAGATCATCGCACCGATCGGGACACACGGTATTCTCATGACCGGCTCGCTGGATCCCTACCGGTTCGACGAGACCGATATCGATCTCATCTCGACGCTCGTCGAGAACACGCGCGCCGCCCTCGATCGAGCCGATCGGGAGCAGGTCCTGCGGGACCGGACGGCCGAACTCGAGCGCCAGACCGACCGCCTCGAGGCCATCGCCGACGTCCTCTCGAGCGATCTGAAAGACCAACTCGAGACCGTCGCCGACGCCTTGGAAGCGGAGACGACCGACGAATGGGAGTTTCCGCTCGCGGAGGACACCGTCGAAACGACGCTCGATCGAGCCGAACGACTCGTCGACGACATCCGGGAGTTCGCCCGCAACGCCTCGGCCGTCGGGACCCGCACCAGACTCGATCTCGAGGCGGCGATCGAAGACGCCATCAGCGACTCGCAACTCGAGACGGATGCGGTCGTCGTCGACGGCTCGGCCACGCTCCGGGCCGATCCCGACCGGTTCGGCCATCTCATCGAGACGGCGTTCGACAGTGCCACCGCGCGGGCCGAGGGCGACGTCACGATCCGGATCGGCCTCGTCGGGTTCGACGACGGCGGCAGTCGAGGGTTTTTCCTCCTCGACGACGCTACCGAGATTCCGCCGACCGCACACGACCGCGTGCTCGATCCGACCGCCGACGACGAAACCGCGATCGACGGCCTCGGCCTCGCACTCGTCCGGGCCATCGCCAAAGCCCACGACTGGGAGTGTTCCGTCACCAACGGGGACAACGGCGGCACGCGGATCGAAATTCGAGACGTAACGACCCTCGAACGGCTCCGCGAGTGA
- a CDS encoding response regulator has product MTTDTPSVLIVEDEPDLANLYAAWLEAECDVETSYDGTEALDAIDESIDVVLLDRRMPGLSGDTVLDTIRERGLDCRVAMVTAVEPDFDIIEMGFDDYLVKPVSKDELIAIIDQLLLRTSYDAQLQEFFALASKKALLDDQKTEAERRSSQEYAELKDRLAVLRVQVNDTMQELLEQDGYRQLCRDITSESVLQE; this is encoded by the coding sequence GACTACTGATACCCCGTCCGTCCTGATCGTCGAAGACGAGCCCGACCTCGCGAACCTCTATGCCGCCTGGCTCGAGGCCGAGTGCGACGTCGAAACGTCCTACGACGGCACCGAAGCCCTCGATGCGATCGACGAATCGATCGACGTCGTCCTGCTGGACCGGCGGATGCCGGGCCTCTCGGGCGATACCGTCCTCGATACGATTCGGGAACGGGGCCTCGACTGCCGGGTTGCGATGGTGACGGCGGTCGAGCCCGATTTCGACATCATCGAGATGGGGTTCGACGACTACCTCGTCAAGCCGGTTTCGAAGGACGAACTGATCGCCATCATCGATCAACTGCTGCTCCGGACGAGTTACGACGCACAGCTGCAAGAGTTCTTCGCACTGGCCTCGAAGAAGGCGCTGCTAGACGATCAGAAAACGGAGGCCGAACGCCGCTCGAGCCAGGAGTACGCCGAACTCAAAGACCGGCTGGCCGTCCTTCGAGTGCAGGTCAACGATACGATGCAGGAACTGCTCGAGCAAGACGGCTACCGACAGCTCTGTCGGGATATTACGAGCGAATCGGTACTGCAGGAATAA